The nucleotide window ATTATCTTGATCAGGTTCTTCAACTGGAAGCCGTAGCCTGTAAAGATTGGCTTACGAATAAAGTCGATCGCTCAGTAACCGGAAAGATTGCCAAGCAACAATGTGCCGGTCCTATTCAACTTCCACTGAATAATGTTGGTGTTGTTACTATTGATTATTTAGGCAAAAAAGGAATTGCAACTTCGATCGGACACGCTCCAATCTCTGCACTTATCGATCCGACAAAAGGTTCTCAATTAAGCATAGCCGAAGCACTTACCAATATTGTTTGGGCTCCTATTCAGGATAAACTTTCTGGTATTTCACTGAGTGCCAACTGGATGTGGCCAGCAAAAAACGAAGGCGAAAATGCCCGTTTGTTTGAGGCCGTGAAAGCCATTAGCGATTTTGCCATCGATTTGGGTATCAATATTCCAACCGGAAAAGATTCGCTTTCAATGACTCAAAAATACGATGATGATGTAGTTTACTCACCTGGCACAGTGATTATTTCTGGCGTTGGAGAAGTAACCAATGTGAAAAAAGTGATAGAACCTGTTTTACAAAATGTAGCCAATTCTAAACTATTTTATATCGACCTCTCTTTTGAAAGTAAAAAATTAGGTGGAAGTAGCTTCTCTCAAATATTGAATAAACTCGGACAAGAGAGCCCAGGTGTACGTGATGCTAAGAAATTCAAAGCTGCATTTGATATTATGCAGGAAATGATTGAAGATAAATTGATTCTTGCTGGTCACGATATATCAGCCGGAGGCCTAATTACTGCATTATTGGAAATGAACTTCGCAAATATAAAAGGTGGTTTATCTGTTATATTAGATCAACTGAACGAAACAGATATTATCAAACTTTTATTTGCAGAGAATCCCGGAATTATCTTCCAAACAGACAAAATAGAAGAAGTTGAAAACCGACTTAAAAATAATGGTATCGACTATGCAATTATTGGAGAACCCATTGAAGAGAGAAAATTAACCATTATTCATCAAAATAAAGATTATTCATTTGATATCAATACGCTACGCGATACGTGGTATAAATCTTCTTATCTATTAGATCAGAAGCAAAGTGGAGAAGGTTTAGCAAAAGACCGTTTTGATAATTATAAAAAACAAGCTTTAAGCTATACGTTTAATGCTGATTTTGAAGGAAAACTTAGTCAATACGGTTTAAAACTAAAAAGAGAAAAATCTACGGGTATTAAAGCAGCAATTATCCGAGAAAAAGGAGTTAACGGCGATCGGGAAATGGCCTACTCGCTGTATCGTGCAGGTTTTGACGTGAAAGATATTCATATGACCGACCTGATTGCTGGTCGTGAAAACCTGGAAGACGTAAATATGATTGTTTATGTTGGAGGATTTTCTAATTCTGACGTTTTAGGTTCCGCCAAAGGTTGGGCCGGGGCTTTCCTTTATAATGAAAAAGCGAAAAAAGCATTGGATAATTTCTATGCACGCCCCGACACTTTAAGCCTTGGGGTTTGTAACGGTTGCCAGTTAATGGTTGAACTTGGTCTGGTTTATCCCGAACACGAAGAAAAACCAAAAATGTTCCATAATGCGAGTCATAAATTTGAATCTGGATTTATTAATGTTGATATCTACGAAAATAATTCGGTGATGTTAAAAACATTGGCTGGAAACAGATTAGGTATTTGGGTTGCTCACGGTGAAGGTAAATTCAGTTTCCCATATGCTGAGAGCAAATATAATATTCCATCGAAATACGGTTTTGAGCAATACCCAGCTAGTCCAAATGGTTCTGATTTTAATACTGCAGCTATCTGTTCAAATGACGGAAGACATTTAGCAATGATGCCTCATTTGGAAAGAGCTATTTTCCCTTGGCAGTGGGCACATTATCCTTCGGATAGAAAAGCGGATGAAGTGACTCCTTGGTTGGAAGCTTTTGTGAATGCTAGAAAATGGGTTGAGGAAAAAACTAAATAAATTTCTTTGTGCCTTAGTGCCTTTGTGGTGTTATTTTATTTTTTACCACAGAGTCACGAAGACACAGAGATAAGTTCAAAATAATATCCTAAATAAACTGAGCCGTATAAGATTTTTGATTTGCAATCAGCTCATCAGGTGTGCCTTCAAAAACGATTTCACCACCTTTGTCTCCACCTTCAGGGCCAAGGTCAATTACCCAATCGGCACTTTTAATCACTTCCATATTATGCTCAATCACCACTATAGAATGACCATTATCTATCAAAGCATAAAAGGCTTTTAGCAAATTATCGATATCGTAAAAATGCAAACCCGTTGTGGGTTCATCGAAAATAAAAAGGATAGGATTTGCCTGTTCGCCTTTGGATAAAAATGAAGCAAGTTTAATCCGCTGTGCTTCTCCCCCACTTAATGTACTAGAGGGTTGACCAACTTTTAAATAACCCAAACCTACATCTTGCAATGGTTTTAATTTGCTACAAATCTTTCGAATCACAGCACCTTCACTTTGATATTGACCAAAAAACGCGAGCGCCTGATTAATAGTCATATCCAAAATATCGTGGACGTTTTTATCGTGATATTTTATATCCAGAACTTCATCTTTAAAACGCTTCCCATCACATTCATCACATTTCAGATAAATATCAGCCATAAACTGCATTTCAATCTTTACTTGACCATCGCCTTCACAAGTTTCACAGCGACCGCCCGGAATATTAAAACTGAAGAAACCCGGTTTATAGCCACGTACTTTTGCAAGTTTTTGAGAGGAAAACAAAGAACGAATATCGTCCCAAACTTTTACGTAAGTCGCAGGATTTGAGCGCGAAGAACGACCAATAGGGTTCTGATCAATCAGTTCCACATCGGTAAGCTGTTTTAAATCTCCACCAATAAAATCGAACTTGCCCGTAATATTGGCATATCCACCATAATGTTTCTTTAAGGCAGGATATAAAATGCTTTTTATCAAAGATGTTTTGCCTGAACCACTCACTCCCGTAACCAGTGTCAATACATTTAGAGGGACTTTTAAATCAACATTCTTCAAATTATTCTCGCGAGCCCCTTTTAATTCGATAAAATTGCGCCACTGTCGCCTATAATCGAGTCGACTAACTTTTAGCTTTCCTGAAATATATTGAGCCGTTAAACTATATTTATCCTTTTTTAATTCGTCAAGCGTACCTGCGAAAACAAGTTCGCCACCTTGATAACCCGCTTTTGGACCAATATCGATAATATAATCGGCTGCACGAATAATTTCCTCATCGTGTTCGACAACAATTACCGTATTTCCAATATCCCGCAGATTCTTTAACACTTTAATCAAGCGTTGCGTATCGCGCGAATGCAAGCCAATACTGGGCTCATCTAAAATATATATTGAACCGACCAAACTGCTTCCCAAAGAAGTGGCCAAATTAATTCTTTGCGATTCGCCTCCTGATAAAGAGTTAGATAAACGATTCAGACTAAGATATGGCAGTCCAACATCAAGTAAAAAATTAATTCTACGATTAATCTCTTCTAATATTCTTTTACTTATTGTCTTTTCGTATTTATCTAATTTTAATCCTTGCATAAAAGCAAATAGAGTATCTAAAGGCATTTTTACCAAATCCGAAATGCTTTTTCCGCCTACTTTAACATAATTGGCATCTTTTCGTAAGCGTGTTCCTTCACATTCAGGACAGATAGTTTTACCTCGATATCGCGATAGCATAACACGGTATTGAATTTTGTAGGCTTGTTCTTCTACTTGCTTGAAAAAAGCATTTAAGCCTTCGAAGTACTCATTACCTTTCCACAGTAAATCATATTGCTTCTTGGTAAGTTCTGCTATTGGTTTATGAACAGGAAAATTAAATTTATCAGCACTAAAAATAAGTTGCTTACGCCACTCGCCCATTTTCTCCCCTCTCCAAGGAGCAATTGCTTCTTCATAAACCGAAAGCGATTTATTTGGAATTACCA belongs to Bacteroidales bacterium and includes:
- the uvrA gene encoding excinuclease ABC subunit UvrA; the protein is MANDLLQHLDPKKHILIKDAHIHNLKHIDVAIPRNKFVVITGLSGSGKSSLAFDTLFAEGQRRYVESLSSYARQFMGKMDKPDVEYIKGISPAIAIEQKVISRNPRSTVGTNTEIYEYLKLLFARIGKTYSPISNKLVKRHTVKDVLNFVENLDENTRFLILTPIILKKNRTLTEHLQVLAQQGFNRIKFNGDILRIDDALSIASDFKAITKFDLVVDRLSVEKTDDFLSRVSDSVQTAFYEGHGNCTLLIYNKDGSTNTQSFSNLFEKDGIRFEEPSVNLFTFNNPYGACKKCDGFGLVIGIDRDLVIPNKSLSVYEEAIAPWRGEKMGEWRKQLIFSADKFNFPVHKPIAELTKKQYDLLWKGNEYFEGLNAFFKQVEEQAYKIQYRVMLSRYRGKTICPECEGTRLRKDANYVKVGGKSISDLVKMPLDTLFAFMQGLKLDKYEKTISKRILEEINRRINFLLDVGLPYLSLNRLSNSLSGGESQRINLATSLGSSLVGSIYILDEPSIGLHSRDTQRLIKVLKNLRDIGNTVIVVEHDEEIIRAADYIIDIGPKAGYQGGELVFAGTLDELKKDKYSLTAQYISGKLKVSRLDYRRQWRNFIELKGARENNLKNVDLKVPLNVLTLVTGVSGSGKTSLIKSILYPALKKHYGGYANITGKFDFIGGDLKQLTDVELIDQNPIGRSSRSNPATYVKVWDDIRSLFSSQKLAKVRGYKPGFFSFNIPGGRCETCEGDGQVKIEMQFMADIYLKCDECDGKRFKDEVLDIKYHDKNVHDILDMTINQALAFFGQYQSEGAVIRKICSKLKPLQDVGLGYLKVGQPSSTLSGGEAQRIKLASFLSKGEQANPILFIFDEPTTGLHFYDIDNLLKAFYALIDNGHSIVVIEHNMEVIKSADWVIDLGPEGGDKGGEIVFEGTPDELIANQKSYTAQFI
- a CDS encoding phosphoribosylformylglycinamidine synthase subunit PurQ, producing the protein YLDQVLQLEAVACKDWLTNKVDRSVTGKIAKQQCAGPIQLPLNNVGVVTIDYLGKKGIATSIGHAPISALIDPTKGSQLSIAEALTNIVWAPIQDKLSGISLSANWMWPAKNEGENARLFEAVKAISDFAIDLGINIPTGKDSLSMTQKYDDDVVYSPGTVIISGVGEVTNVKKVIEPVLQNVANSKLFYIDLSFESKKLGGSSFSQILNKLGQESPGVRDAKKFKAAFDIMQEMIEDKLILAGHDISAGGLITALLEMNFANIKGGLSVILDQLNETDIIKLLFAENPGIIFQTDKIEEVENRLKNNGIDYAIIGEPIEERKLTIIHQNKDYSFDINTLRDTWYKSSYLLDQKQSGEGLAKDRFDNYKKQALSYTFNADFEGKLSQYGLKLKREKSTGIKAAIIREKGVNGDREMAYSLYRAGFDVKDIHMTDLIAGRENLEDVNMIVYVGGFSNSDVLGSAKGWAGAFLYNEKAKKALDNFYARPDTLSLGVCNGCQLMVELGLVYPEHEEKPKMFHNASHKFESGFINVDIYENNSVMLKTLAGNRLGIWVAHGEGKFSFPYAESKYNIPSKYGFEQYPASPNGSDFNTAAICSNDGRHLAMMPHLERAIFPWQWAHYPSDRKADEVTPWLEAFVNARKWVEEKTK